The proteins below come from a single Mycobacterium parmense genomic window:
- a CDS encoding carotenoid oxygenase family protein produces MDVEIVGKFLSTLPEDDDHPYRTGPWRPQTTEWDAGDLAPVEGEIPRDLDGVYLRNTENPLHPALKTYHPFDGDGMLHVVGFRDGKAFYRNRFIRTDGFLAENEAGVPLWPGLAEPVQLARRENGWGARTLMKDASSTDVIVHRGVALTSFYQCGDLYRIDPYSADTLGKETWNGRFPADWGVSAHPKVDNRTGELLFFNYSKQDPYMRYGVVDAGNELAHYVDVPLPGPRLPHDMAFTENYVVLNDFPLFWDPGLLEHGVHLPRFYPDIPSRFAVLPRRGGTDDIRWFEADPTFVLHFVNAYEDGDEIVLDGFFEGDPSPLDNGGTVGPLGEKWDKLFRFLALDRLQTRLHRWRLNLVTGAVREERLSESITEFGTINPDYAARSYRYTYAATGKPGWFLFDGLVRHDLLTGTEQSFAFGDGVYGSETAMAPRVGAHGEDDGYLVTLTTDMTADASYCVVFDAARVCDGPVCKLQLPERISSGTHSTWAPGARLRRWHTAESAPSAVGL; encoded by the coding sequence ATGGACGTGGAGATCGTCGGCAAGTTCCTGTCCACCCTGCCCGAGGACGACGACCACCCGTACCGCACCGGGCCGTGGCGGCCGCAGACCACCGAGTGGGACGCCGGGGATCTGGCCCCCGTGGAGGGCGAGATCCCGCGCGACCTCGACGGCGTATACCTTCGCAACACCGAGAATCCGCTGCACCCGGCGTTGAAGACCTACCACCCGTTCGACGGCGACGGCATGCTCCACGTGGTCGGCTTCCGTGACGGAAAAGCCTTCTACCGCAATCGGTTCATTCGCACGGACGGCTTCCTGGCGGAAAACGAGGCGGGGGTACCCCTGTGGCCGGGCCTGGCCGAGCCGGTGCAACTGGCCCGACGCGAGAACGGCTGGGGCGCTCGCACCCTGATGAAGGACGCCTCGAGCACCGACGTGATCGTGCACCGGGGCGTCGCATTGACCAGCTTCTACCAATGCGGCGACCTGTACCGCATCGACCCGTACTCGGCCGATACGCTCGGTAAGGAAACCTGGAACGGACGCTTCCCCGCCGACTGGGGGGTGTCCGCACATCCCAAGGTGGACAACAGAACCGGCGAATTGCTGTTCTTCAACTACAGCAAGCAGGACCCGTACATGCGCTACGGCGTGGTGGACGCCGGCAACGAGCTGGCGCACTACGTGGACGTCCCGCTGCCCGGCCCGCGGCTGCCGCACGATATGGCATTCACCGAAAACTACGTCGTCCTCAACGATTTCCCGCTGTTCTGGGATCCGGGACTCCTCGAGCACGGCGTCCACCTGCCCCGGTTCTATCCGGACATCCCGTCGCGCTTCGCGGTGCTCCCCCGCCGGGGCGGGACCGACGACATCCGGTGGTTCGAGGCCGACCCGACGTTCGTGCTGCACTTCGTCAACGCCTACGAGGACGGGGACGAGATCGTGCTCGACGGCTTCTTCGAAGGCGATCCCTCTCCGCTGGACAATGGCGGAACGGTGGGGCCCCTCGGGGAGAAGTGGGACAAGCTCTTTCGCTTCCTCGCGCTGGACCGGTTGCAGACCCGGCTGCACCGCTGGCGGCTCAACCTGGTGACCGGCGCGGTCCGCGAGGAGCGGCTCTCGGAGTCGATCACGGAGTTCGGCACCATCAACCCCGATTACGCGGCGCGCAGCTACCGCTACACCTACGCCGCCACCGGCAAGCCCGGCTGGTTCCTGTTCGACGGACTGGTCAGACACGACCTGCTCACCGGCACCGAACAGAGCTTCGCCTTCGGCGACGGCGTCTACGGAAGCGAGACCGCGATGGCGCCCCGGGTCGGCGCCCACGGCGAGGACGACGGCTACCTGGTCACCCTCACCACCGACATGACTGCCGACGCCTCCTACTGCGTGGTGTTCGACGCCGCCCGGGTCTGCGATGGCCCGGTGTGCAAACTTCAACTGCCGGAGCGCATCTCCAGCGGCACGCATTCGACGTGGGCGCCGGGCGCACGGTTGCGGCGCTGGCATACCGCCGAATCGGCACCGAGCGCCGTCGGGCTGTGA
- a CDS encoding acetyl-CoA acetyltransferase — MDGSTGVWILGGYQSDFARNVTKEGLDFAALTAEIVEHTLAAASLTADGIGVVHVANAFGELFAGQGHLGAMPATVCDGLWDTPATRHEAACASGGVAVLSAAADLRSGAYDSALVIGIELEKTVPGDTAAGHLGAAAWTGHEGTGARYLWPSMFDEVAGEYDRRYGLDDTHLRAIAQLNFANARRNPNAQTRRWSVPDPITDDDGTNPVTEGRLRRFDCSQMTDGGAGLVLVNDAFLRDHPGTRPIARIDGWGHRTVGLGLQQKLRRAADQPYVLPHVRAAVLDALRRAELTLDDVDGFEVHDCFTPSEYLAIDHIGLTGPGESWKAIENGEIEIGGRLPINPSGGLIGGGHPVGASGVRMLLDAAKQVSGAAGDYQVDGATAFGTLNFGGSTATTVSFIVRTTRGW; from the coding sequence GTGGACGGCTCGACAGGCGTATGGATCCTCGGCGGCTACCAAAGCGACTTCGCGCGCAACGTCACCAAAGAGGGTCTGGACTTCGCTGCGCTGACCGCGGAGATCGTCGAGCACACGCTCGCCGCGGCCAGCCTGACGGCCGACGGCATCGGAGTCGTCCATGTGGCGAACGCCTTCGGCGAGCTGTTCGCCGGCCAAGGGCACCTCGGCGCGATGCCGGCGACGGTGTGTGACGGCCTCTGGGACACCCCCGCCACCCGGCACGAAGCGGCGTGCGCCTCCGGGGGCGTGGCGGTGCTGTCGGCGGCCGCCGATCTGCGGTCGGGCGCCTACGACAGCGCGCTGGTCATCGGGATCGAGCTGGAGAAGACGGTGCCCGGTGACACCGCCGCCGGACACCTCGGCGCGGCGGCATGGACGGGTCATGAGGGGACGGGCGCGCGCTACCTGTGGCCGTCGATGTTCGACGAGGTCGCCGGGGAGTACGACCGGCGCTACGGCCTGGACGACACGCACCTGCGGGCCATCGCGCAGCTCAACTTCGCCAACGCCCGGCGCAACCCCAATGCCCAGACCCGCCGGTGGAGCGTTCCGGACCCGATCACCGACGACGACGGCACCAACCCGGTCACGGAGGGGCGGCTGCGGCGCTTCGACTGCAGCCAGATGACCGACGGTGGCGCCGGACTCGTCCTGGTCAACGACGCTTTTCTGCGAGACCACCCCGGCACCCGCCCGATCGCGCGCATCGACGGCTGGGGACACCGCACCGTGGGGCTTGGCCTGCAGCAGAAACTGCGCCGCGCCGCCGACCAGCCGTACGTCCTTCCGCACGTACGCGCCGCGGTGCTGGACGCGTTGCGCCGCGCCGAGCTCACGCTCGACGACGTCGACGGCTTCGAGGTGCACGATTGCTTCACCCCCAGCGAGTACCTCGCCATCGACCACATCGGCCTGACCGGACCGGGTGAGTCGTGGAAGGCGATCGAAAACGGCGAGATCGAGATCGGCGGCCGACTGCCGATCAACCCCAGCGGCGGACTGATCGGCGGCGGCCACCCGGTCGGAGCGTCCGGCGTGCGCATGCTGCTCGACGCGGCCAAACAGGTCAGTGGGGCGGCCGGCGACTATCAGGTTGACGGCGCGACCGCCTTCGGCACGCTCAACTTCGGCGGCAGCACCGCCACCACCGTGAGTTTCATCGTGCGCACAACCCGAGGTTGGTGA
- a CDS encoding DUF4185 domain-containing protein — MSAILRSVSLSMASAAAVGLVLAIGPAPTANATPCGAPEANVDPPAVTPAIPAPQPVVQPPTGRRPTHTNDSAPLPKLGPLISSFLKPTPGQRYAAPIQPQAGVAPPNPNPPAPGLPQQPNATQMQPNAAPVHPQPAPKPAPDAAPAPPVSIAGAPTSLVDWVTGPNGPNRTLQRFGISGTDLGIVWDNGDPSNHQALMAFGDTFGYCKVHGQEWRYNVLFRSSDHDLSHGIHIADGVPNNPYSGSPVWSNGLSKQVVNTIHKATHETGIIPTAAMSLGRTQYMSYMSIRQWGRDGEWSTNYSAIARSNDNGQNWGIFPTSIRTASPDAIPGAGFTPGNENFQMGAFMKGNDGYIYQFGTPSGRGGAAFLSRVQPGQLPDVTKYQYWNGDGEGRWVPSNPGAATPIFPGPVGEMSAQYNDYLKQYLVLYTNGGSNDVVARTAPSPQGPWSPEQPLVSSFSMPGGIYAPMIHPWSSGRDLYFNLSLWSAYDVMLMHTELP; from the coding sequence ATGTCGGCGATTCTTCGAAGTGTGTCGCTCTCGATGGCATCGGCGGCCGCTGTCGGGCTCGTCCTTGCGATCGGGCCGGCACCGACGGCGAACGCCACCCCGTGCGGGGCACCCGAAGCGAACGTGGACCCTCCGGCGGTGACGCCCGCCATTCCCGCACCTCAGCCGGTCGTCCAACCGCCCACCGGGCGCAGGCCCACTCACACCAACGACTCGGCGCCGCTGCCCAAGCTCGGCCCGCTGATCTCGTCCTTCCTCAAGCCCACCCCGGGGCAGCGCTACGCCGCCCCGATCCAGCCCCAGGCCGGGGTGGCACCGCCCAACCCCAATCCGCCCGCCCCGGGGTTGCCCCAACAGCCGAACGCCACCCAAATGCAGCCCAACGCGGCGCCGGTGCATCCCCAGCCGGCGCCGAAGCCGGCGCCGGACGCCGCACCCGCGCCTCCCGTCTCGATCGCGGGCGCCCCGACGTCGCTGGTCGACTGGGTGACCGGACCGAACGGCCCGAACAGGACCCTGCAGCGTTTCGGCATCTCGGGGACCGACCTCGGGATCGTCTGGGACAACGGCGATCCGAGTAACCACCAAGCGCTGATGGCCTTCGGTGACACGTTCGGCTACTGCAAGGTCCACGGCCAGGAATGGCGTTACAACGTCTTGTTCCGCAGTTCGGACCACGACCTGTCGCACGGCATCCACATCGCCGACGGCGTGCCCAACAACCCCTACTCCGGGTCACCGGTGTGGTCGAACGGCCTGTCCAAGCAGGTCGTCAACACCATCCACAAGGCGACGCACGAGACGGGCATCATCCCGACGGCGGCGATGTCCCTCGGCAGAACCCAGTACATGAGCTACATGTCGATCCGGCAGTGGGGTCGGGACGGCGAATGGTCGACCAACTACTCGGCGATCGCCCGGTCCAACGACAACGGCCAGAACTGGGGGATCTTTCCCACCAGCATCCGCACGGCTTCGCCCGATGCCATCCCGGGTGCCGGCTTCACGCCCGGAAACGAGAATTTCCAGATGGGCGCGTTCATGAAGGGCAACGACGGCTACATCTACCAGTTCGGGACCCCGTCGGGGCGCGGTGGCGCGGCTTTCCTGTCACGGGTTCAGCCGGGCCAGTTGCCCGACGTCACGAAGTATCAATACTGGAACGGCGACGGAGAGGGGCGCTGGGTCCCGAGCAATCCGGGGGCGGCCACGCCGATCTTCCCCGGCCCCGTGGGCGAGATGTCGGCGCAGTACAACGACTACCTCAAGCAGTACCTGGTGCTCTACACCAACGGTGGCAGCAACGACGTCGTCGCAAGGACCGCGCCGAGCCCGCAGGGGCCGTGGAGCCCGGAACAGCCGCTGGTGTCGTCGTTCTCGATGCCGGGCGGGATCTACGCGCCGATGATCCACCCGTGGTCGTCGGGGCGGGATCTGTACTTCAACTTGTCGCTGTGGTCGGCATACGACGTGATGCTGATGCATACCGAGCTCCCCTAG